Proteins encoded in a region of the Tripterygium wilfordii isolate XIE 37 chromosome 21, ASM1340144v1, whole genome shotgun sequence genome:
- the LOC119988305 gene encoding E3 ubiquitin-protein ligase UPL1-like isoform X2, which translates to MKLKKRRTVEVPPKIKSFIGSVIATPLENIEEPLKTFVWQFDKGDFHHWIDLFTHFDSFFEKHIKSRNDLQLEDNFLESDPSFPREAVLQILRVIRIILENCTDKHFYSYEHLSSLLACTDADVVEACLQTLAAFLKKTIAKYSIRDSSLNSKLFSLAQGWGGKEEGLGLIACAMESGCDPIAYELGCTLHFEFYAVNESSTDSLVGEQLTQGLQIIHLPNINSRSETDLELLDKLVIEYKVPSSLRFSLLTRLRFARAFSSLAARQQYTCVCLYAFIVLVQASNDADDLVSFFNSEPEFVNELVSLLSYEDAVPEKIRILSLLSLVALSQDRSRQQTVLTALTSGGHRGILSGLMQKAIKSVISNTSKWSLVFAEALLSLVIVLSSSSSGCSAMREAGFISTLLPLLKDTDPQHLHLVSTAVHILEAFMDYSNPAVALFRELGGLDDTISRLKIEVSHVENGSKQQGEDPNDDVRSFQLIADASLELDNMRPLYSEALISYHRRLLIKALLHAISLGTYAPGNNTYVYGSEESLLPECLCIIFRRAKDFGGGVFALAATVMSDLIHKDPTCFSALDAAGLPCAFVDAIMDGVLCSAEAITCIPQCLDALCLNNNGLQAVKDRNALRCFVKLFTSRTYMHALGGDTTGSLSSGLDELMRHASSLRGQGVDAVIEILNAISKVGSGNEDPGCSSAPVPMETDSEERSQVPSEDRESSRMDCVEQITEQSSGSSAVNIELFLPECVSNAARLLETILQNGDTCRIFVEKKGVDAVLQLMTLPLMPLSASVGQNISVAFKNFSAQHHPSLARTVCSFLRENLRSTNELLSSFGGTQLAVVESLRQTKVLRCFSSLEAIMSLSNFLLKGTATIVSELGASDADVLKDLGKTYKEIIWQISLCNDSKVDEKRSCDQEPESTDAAPSSAGRESDDDGNIPMVSYMNPVSIRSSSQSIWGGERDFLSVVHSGEGLHRRSRHGLTRIRVGRGGRHTHALNVDSELPASVHETSCPQDAKRKSPDVLVFEILGKLVSTMRSFFTALVKGFTSPNRRRADAGSLSSASKTLGNALAKIFLEALCFSGYPTSAGLDRSLSVKCRYLGKVVDDMAALTFDVRRRTCYTSMVNNFYVHGTFKELLTTFEATSQLLWTLPYSIPASGTDHEKVGEGSKLSHNTWLLDTLKSYCHELEYFVNSSLLLSSASASQVQLLVQPVAVGLSIGLFPVPRDPELFVRMLQAQVLDVILRVWNHPMFPNCSPGFIASIISLVTHVYSGVGEVKRTRSGIAGSTNQRFLPPPPDETTIATIVDMGFPRARAEEALRRVETNNVEMAMEWLFTHADDPVQEEDELARALALSLGSSSEASKDDSVDKSPDVLAEELQTKAPSVDDILAASVKLFQSSDQMAFLLTDLLVTLCNRNKGEDRPRVATYLIQQMKVYQFDFSKDTTPLSMISHIIALLLSEDGNIRDIAMQNGIVPAALDILMSFKARNASGNEILALKCISSILLVLDSLLQSRPRIISETTEGTQARSSPDTPIPASVVEEKSASDVKEGATAYEKVLGKSTGFLTVEESQKVLLIACDLIKQHVPAVIMQAVLQICARLTKTHALALQFIENGGLAALFSLPRSCFFPGYDSVVSVIIRHLLEDPQTLQTAMELEIRQTLSANQHTGRISPRAFLTSMAPVISRDPAVFMKAAAAVCQLDSSGGRTFVVLLLEKEKEKEKSRVPGMELGLSSNEPVRISESKLHDGSNKCTKGHKKIPTNITQVIDQLLEIVLKYLLPKRQDDCMSSMEVDEPATKVKGKSKVDESDTSKKESESEKSAALAKITFVLKLLSDILLMYVQAAGFILRRDLELGQFQGSNQTDSHGHGGIVYHVLHRLLPVSTDKSAGPDEWREKLSEKASWFLVVLCGRSGEGRRRVINELAKALSSFSNSVCNSTNTNLLPDNKVFTLADLAYSILSKNASSANLSGSGCSPDIAKSMIDGGMIRCLTGILQVIDLDHPDAPKIVNLILKSLESLTRAANSSEQNYKSEGLIRKTLAESSARHDDHITTLAAETSEPVQNSRGLLEVADAVETEQEHQGTTLGEGNRDANADQTAEQAMRIEAEQAMASNPSLDLGMGFMHEEMEENGVLHNPDQIEMTFRVENRADDNIGDEDDDMGDDGDDDEDDEEGDDEDIAEDGAGMMSLADTDMEDHDDTGLGDDFHDEMIDDEDDFHENRVIEVRWREALDSLDQVLGQPGAGSGLIDVAAEPFEGVNVDDLFGLRRPVAFERRRQTVRSSFERSITEVNGFQHPLLSRPAQSGDLGSMSSAGGNSSRELDSFGVAHFSMFDAPVLPYGHASNSIFGDRLGNVAPPPLTDYSVGMDSLQLSGRRGQGDTRWTDDGRPQGSAQAAAIAQALEERFLSQFPSVSPVSNPTERASQNSGVRDQSSDAPLTNDGQVIIGGDNTSSQQSEGQHLENGNEVINQPNPSEQTIPFGAQVSAQSVVEDAGGCPQALEPMLIQPISLISAPSGHNSVEIGEGIGTAHVQVGPSSEFVNSSDESQAGLQFETSDSLHDMCVQVVGFDGSSRVNDLANNPVLVPAPVRATVEVDMNGIGAEGNQAEQGIPAPELGGDEPSSAQDTMLSLDANQAEQTSENNDVPGANAIDPTFLEALPEDLRAEVLASQQAQSVQPPSYVSPSVDDIDPEFLAALPPDIQAEVLAQQRAQRAAQQAEGQPVDMDNASIIATFPADLREEVLLTSSEAVLSALPSPLLAEAQMLRDRAMSHYHARSIFGSSHRLNSRRNGLGFDRQTVMDRGVGVTLGRRATSAIADRLKVKEIEGEPLVDADALKSLIRLLRLAQPLGKGLLQRLLLNLCAHSGTRAILVRLLLDMIKPEADGFASELATINSQRLYGCQSNVVYGRSQLLDGVPPLVLRRVLEILTYLATNHSAVASMLFYLDPTLVPEHFSSTLPGAKLDKGKEKVVDVGTSSKAPEQSVDEHDVPLILFMKLLNRPLFLRSTVQLEQVMGLLQVVVRTAASKLECQSQSEKGRVDSQEVPVTEVEGDVQKDPTSLEPESGVEDKCANTELSNSDKKRDISTYHIFLQLPQSDLRNLCHLLGHEGLSDKVYTIAGEVLKKLASVTASRRRFFTSELSQLAHSLSNSAVSELVTLRNTHMLGLSAGSMAGATTLRVLQALSSLILTSVSGYKGPENDGGEEEQITILKLNVALEPLWQELSDCISMAEKQLSQTSSDTTLLPINVGEHVQGTSSSPLPPGTLGLLPFIEAFFVLCEKLQPCHCTVQQDQATVTAIEVNEAARSSTSLTTKCSGDPQRKLDGVVTFSRFAEKHQRLLNAFIRQNPGLLEKSLSMILKAPRLIDFDNKKAYFRSRIRQQHEHHLTGPLRISVRRAYVLEDSYNQLRMRPSQDLKGRLNVQFQGEEGIDAGGLTREWYQLLSRVIFDKGALLFTTVGNNATFQPNPNSVYQTEHLSYFRFVGRVVAKALFDGQLLDVYFTRSFYKHILDVKVTYHDIEAVDPDYYKNLKWMLENDVSNIPDLTFSMDADEEKHILYEKTEVTDYELKPGGRNIRVTEETKHEYVDLVADHILTNAIRPQINSFLEGFNELVPPELISIFNDKELELLISGLPEIDLEDLKANTEYTGYTAASSVVQWFWEVVNTFSKEDMARLLQFVTGTSKVPLEGFKELQGISGPQRFQIHKAYGAPQRLPSAHTCFNQLDLSEYTSKEQLQERLLLAIHEGSEGFGFG; encoded by the exons ATGAAGCTCAAGAAGAGGAGGACTGTGGAAGTG CCTCCGAAAATCAAATCGTTCATTGGTAGTGTTATTGCTACCCCGCTCGAGAATATAGAAGAACCCCTGAAAACTTTTGTTTGGCAGTTTGACAAG GGAGATTTTCATCATTGGATTGATCTTTTTACAcattttgattcattttttgAGAAGCACATCAAATCAAGAAATGATTTGCAGCTTGAAGACAATTTCTTGGAATCTGATCCTTCATTTCCAAGAGAAGCTGTCCTTCAAATTCTCCGTGTTATCAGAATAATATTGGAGAATTGTACGGACAAGCACTTTTATAGTTATGAG CATCTTTCGTCCCTTCTTGCTTGCACCGATGCGGATGTAGTTGAGGCTTGTCTGCAGACATTGGCAGCTTTTTTGAAGAAAACTATTGCAAAGTACTCTATTCGAGATTCTTCTCTCAATTCGAAGTTATTTTCTCTTGCACAAGGATGGGGGGGCAAGGAGGAGGGTCTTGGATTAATTGCTTGTGCCATGGAAAGCGGGTGTGATCCAATTGCGTATGAGTTAGGTTGCACCCTCCATTTTGAGTTCTATGCTGTGAATGAGTCATCAACCGACTCCTTGGTTGGCGAACAGTTGACCCAAGGTCTACAAATCATCCATTTACCTAACATCAACAGTCGATCGGAGACAGATCtagagcttttggacaagttagTTATTGAGTATAAAGTACCCAGCAGTTTGAGATTTTCTTTGCTGACTAGGTTGCGGTTTGCGAGGGCTTTCAGCTCTTTAGCAGCTCGGCAGCAATATACATGTGTTTGCCTATATGCTTTCATTGTTCTTGTTCAGGCTAGCAATGATGCAGATGATCTAGTTTCTTTCTTTAACTCTGAGCCTGAGTTTGTCAACGAGTTAGTGTCCCTGTTAAGCTATGAAGATGCAGTTCCTGAGAAAATTCGAATTCTTAGTTTGCTTTCCTTGGTTGCACTTTCTCAAGATCGGTCCCGCCAGCAAACAGTATTGACTGCACTGACATCTGGTGGTCACCGAGGCATTTTATCCGGTCTCATGCAGAAAGCTATTAAGTCTGTTATTAGTAATACATCAAAATGGTCTCTGGTTTTTGCCGAGGCATTATTGTCTCTTGTTATTGTTttgtcatcatcttcatcaggATGCTCGGCCATGCGTGAAGCAGGGTTTATTTCTACTCTTTTACCTCTCCTTAAGGATACAGATCCTCAACACTTGCATTTAGTCAGCACAGCTGTGCATATTCTAGAAGCTTTTATGGACTACAGTAATCCAGCAGTTGCATTGTTCAGAGAATTGGGTGGTTTAGATGATACCATCTCTCGTCTGAAGATAGAAGTTTCTCATGTAGAAAATGGTTCAAAGCAGCAGGGAGAAGACCCTAATGATGATGTGAGGAGTTTTCAACTGATTGCTGATGCTTCTTTGGAACTCGATAACATGCGGCCTTTATATTCTGAAGCTTTGATTTCTTATCATCGGCGATTGCTGATAAAAGCTTTGCTACATGCTATTTCTCTTGGAACGTATGCACCTGGAAACAATACCTATGTTTATGGATCTGAGGAGAGTTTGCTGCCAGAATGCTTGTGCATAATTTTTAGAAGAGCAAAAGATTTTGGTGGCGGGGTGTTTGCACTTGCAGCAACTGTCATGAGTGATCTAATTCATAAAGATCCCACTTGTTTTTCTGCCTTAGATGCAGCGGGTCTTCCTTGTGCCTTTGTGGATGCTATAATGGATGGTGTTCTTTGCTCTGCTGAAGCTATCACCTGCATACCTCAATGTTTGGATGCCTTATGCTTGAACAACAATGGTCTACAAGCTGTGAAGGACCGCAATGCATTGAGGTGCTTTGTAAAACTATTTACCTCTAGAACTTATATGCATGCTCTTGGCGGAGATACAACTGGATCCTTGTCTAGTGGACTGGATGAACTCATGCGACATGCTTCCTCATTGCGTGGGCAGGGCGTTGATGCAGTGATTGAAATATTGAATGCTATTTCAAAAGTTGGTTCCGGAAATGAAGATCCTGGGTGCTCTTCTGCTCCCGTTCCCATGGAAACTGATTCTGAAGAGAGGAGCCAGGTTCCATCAGAAGATAGGGAATCCTCCAGAATGGATTGTGTGGAGCAGATAACTGAGCAATCTTCTGGCAGTTCAGCGGTGAATATTGAGTTGTTTCTGCCTGAATGTGTAAGCAATGCTGCTCGTCTTCTTGAAACGATTCTTCAGAATGGTGACACATGCCGCATATTTGTTGAGAAGAAGGGGGTTGATGCTGTTCTGCAGTTAATGACCTTGCCTTTGATGCCTCTTTCAGCATCAGTTGGTCAGAATATCTCTGTTGCCTTCAAGAATTTCTCAGCTCAGCATCATCCTTCTTTGGCTCGGACAGTATGTTCATTCCTGCGAGAAAATCTAAGATCAACTAATGAACTGTTAAGTTCATTTGGGGGGACTCAGCTTGCCGTGGTTGAATCTttaaggcaaacaaaggtgctGAGATGCTTCTCCAGTCTTGAGGCTATAATGTCCCTTTCCAATTTTTTGTTGAAGGGAACTGCTACCATTGTTTCTGAATTAGGTGCATCAGATGCTGATGTATTGAAAGATCTTGGAAAGACATACAAGGAAATAATTTGGCAAATTTCTTTGTGTAACGATTCCAAGGTGGATGAGAAGAGAAGTTGTGATCAAGAACCTGAGAGCACAGATGCAGCTCCATCTAGTGCTGGAAGAGAGAGTGATGATGATGGAAACATTCCCATGGTGAGTTACATGAATCCCGTTTCTATTAGGAGTAGCTCTCAATCCATTTGGGGTGGAGAACGTGACTTTCTTTCAGTTGTTCATTCTGGAGAGGGCTTACACCGACGTAGTCGACATGGATTGACACGTATACGGGTTGGTAGGGGTGGGCGGCATACTCATGCTTTAAATGTTGATTCTGAATTACCTGCCAGTGTGCATGAAACATCTTGCCCCCAGGATGCTAAAAGGAAAAGTCCTGATGTTCTTGTCTTTGAAATTCTAGGCAAGCTGGTTTCCACAATGCGCTCTTTCTTCACAGCTCTTGTTAAAGGATTCACATCACCAAATCGCCGTAGAGCAGATGCAGGGTCATTGAGTTCAGCTTCAAAGACCCTAGGAAATGCTTTGGCTAAGATATTTCTTGAGGCTCTATGTTTCTCAGGTTATCCTACTTCAGCTGGGCTTGATAGGTCATTATCTGTAAAGTGCCGGTATCTTGGAAAGGTTGTGGATGACATGGCAGCTCTGACATTTGATGTTAGACGAAGAACATGCTATACCTCAATGGTCAATAACTTCTATGTTCATGGAACCTTTAAGGAGCTGCTTACCACTTTTGAAGCTACAAGTCAGTTGTTATGGACTTTACCATATTCTATACCAGCATCTGGTACTGATCATGAGAAGGTTGGTGAAGGAAGTAAATTATCACACAACACATGGCTTCTCGACACGTTAAAAAGTTACTGTCATGAGCTTGAATATTTTGTCAATTCTTCTTTACTCCTATCTTCGGCCTCTGCATCCCAGGTTCAGTTGCTTGTTCAGCCAGTTGCAGTTGGTTTGTCGATTGGGCTGTTTCCTGTCCCTAGGGATCCTGAACTTTTTGTCCGTATGTTGCAAGCTCAGGTTCTTGATGTTATCCTACGTGTCTGGAACCATCCTATGTTTCCAAATTGTAGTCCAGGTTTCATTGCTTCTATTATTTCGCTTGTTACACATGTGTACTCTGGTGTTGGAGAAGTGAAAAGAACTCGGAGTGGCATTGCGGGAAGTACAAACCAGCGTTTCTTGCCTCCTCCACCAGATGAGACTACTATTGCAACAATTGTTGACATGGGTTTTCCTAGGGCAAGAGCAGAGGAAGCTCTGAGACGAGTTGAAACAAACAATGTTGAAATGGCGATGGAGTGGTTATTTACTCATGCTGATGATCCAGTGCAAGAGGAAGATGAACTGGCTCGGGCACTGGCTCTTTCACTAGGAAGCTCATCAGAAGCATCTAAAGATGATAGTGTGGATAAATCACCAGATGTCCTGGCTGAGGAGTTGCAGACAAAAGCCCCCTCTGTTGATGATATTCTTGCTGCATCTGTGAAGTTGTTTCAGAGTAGTGATCAGATGGCATTCCTGCTGACAGATTTGCTTGTGACCCTTTGCAATAGGAACAAAGGCGAAGACCGTCCAAGGGTGGCGACTTATCTTATTCAGCAGATGAAGGTTTACCAGTTTGATTTTTCAAAGGACACTACTCCACTGAGTATGATATCGCATATCATAGCATTGCTACTTTCTGAGGATGGGAATATACGAGATATTGCCATGCAGAATGGGATTGTACCTGCTGCATTAGATATCTTAATGAGCTTCAAGGCCAGAAATGCATCAGGTAATGAGATTTTGGCCCTGAAATGCATTAGTTCTATACTGCTTGTCTTGGACAGCCTGTTGCAGTCGAGGCCCAGAATCATTTCCGAAACTACTGAAGGAACTCAGGCAAGATCATCCCCTGACACACCAATTCCAGCTTCAGTCGTGGAGGAAAAATCTGCATCAGATGTGAAAGAAGGTGCTACAGCATATGAAAAAGTTCTGGGGAAATCTACGGGATTCCTGACTGTTGAAGAGAGTCAGAAGGTGCTACTGATTGCTTGCGACCTCATCAAACAGCATGTCCCAGCTGTGATTATGCAGGCTGTTCTTCAGATATGTGCTAGATTGACCAAAACTCATGCACTGGCATTGCAATTCATTGAAAATGGTGGTTTGGCTGCTCTTtttagtcttcctagaagtTGTTTCTTCCCTGGATATGACTCTGTTGTGTCTGTTATCATTCGGCATCTTCTTGAAGATCCTCAGACATTACAAACGGCCATGGAATTGGAGATACGACAAACTTTGAGTGCAAACCAACACACAGGTCGCATTTCTCCTCGAGCATTTTTGACATCAATGGCACCAGTTATTTCTAGAGATCCTGCAGTTTTCATGAAAGCTGCTGCTGCAGTTTGTCAGTTAGATTCATCAGGAGGGAGGACTTTTGTGGTGTTATTGttagaaaaagagaaggaaaaggaaaaatcgAGAGTACCGGGCATGGAACTGGGGTTATCTTCTAATGAGCCTGTCCGGATATCTGAAAGCAAGTTACATGATGGATCAAATAAATGTACCAAAGGCCATAAGAAGATCCCTACCAATATTACTCAAGTTATTGATCAGCTTCTCGAGATTGTCTTGAAATACCTTTTGCCAAAAAGACAGGATGATTGTATGAGTTCTATGGAGGTAGATGAACCTGCTACCAAGGTGAAGGGTAAGTCAAAGGTTGATGAGAGTGACACATCAAAAAAGGAATCTGAATCTGAGAAATCTGCTGCGTTGGCTAAAATAACCTTTGTTCTCAAGTTACTGAGTGATATACTTCTTATGTATGTGCAAGCGGCCGGGTTTATACTGAGGAGGGATTTAGAATTGGGCCAATTCCAAGGATCTAATCAAACAGATTCTCATGGACATGGTGGGATAGTGTATCATGTTTTGCATCGACTGCTTCCTGTATCAACAGATAAATCTGCCGGACCTGATGAATGGAGAGAGAAATTATCTGAGAAGgcttcttggtttcttgtggtTCTATGTGGCCGTTCTGGCGAGGGGCGGAGGCGTGTCATTAATGAACTTGCGAAAGCCTTATCTTCCTTTTCAAATTCTGTGTGCAATTCAACCAATACCAATTTATTGCCTGATAATAAGGTTTTCACGCTTGCTGATCTAGCATATtcaattttgtcaaaaaatGCATCGTCTGCTAATCTATCTGGTTCTGGGTGCTCACCAGATATAGCAAAAAGTATGATAGATGGAGGAATGATTCGGTGTCTTACTGGCATCCTTCAAGTGATTGATTTGGACCATCCTGATGCCCCCAAAATTGTTAATCTTATACTTAAGTCTTTGGAAAGCCTTACAAGGGCAGCTAATTCTAGTGAGCAAAATTATAAATCTGAGGGGCTGATAAGGAAGACATTAGCTGAGTCAAGTGCTAGACATGACGATCATATAACGACGTTGGCTGCTGAGACCTCAGAGCCTGTTCAGAATAGCCGCGGTCTACTAGAAGTAGCAGATGCTGTGGAAACTGAACAAGAGCACCAAGGAACCACTCTAGGGGAAGGTAATCGTGATGCAAATGCAGATCAGACAGCTGAGCAGGCCATGAGAATAGAAGCAGAACAGGCGATGGCCAGCAACCCATCTTTGGATCTTGGAATGGGTTTCATGCATGAAGAGATGGAAGAAAATGGTGTGCTGCATAACCCTGATCAAATTGAGATGACTTTTCGGGTTGAGAATAGGGCAGATGACAACATTGGTGATGAGGATGATGACATGggagatgatggtgatgatgatgaggatgatgaggagGGGGATGATGAGGATATAGCTGAAGATGGTGCTGGCATGATGTCATTAGCTGATACGGACATGGAAGACCACGATGATACTGGTTTGGGAGATGACTTCCATGATGAAATGATTGACGATGAAGATGATTTTCATGAGAACCGTGTCATAGAGGTAAGGTGGAGGGAAGCCCTCGATAGTTTAGATCAGGTGCTTGGTCAGCCTGGGGCTGGTAGTGGACTTATTGATGTTGCTGCTGAACCTTTTGAAGGGGTGAATGTGGATGACCTTTTTGGTCTTCGCAGGCCAGTGGCATTTGAACGTCGGCGTCAGACTGTTAGGTCTTCCTTTGAACGTTCTATTACTGAGGTGAATGGCTTTCAACATCCCCTACTGTCAAGACCAGCCCAGTCTGGAGATTTGGGTTCAATGTCTTCAGCAGGGGGGAATTCATCCCGAGAATTAGATAGCTTTGGTGTGGCTCACTTCTCTATGTTTGATGCTCCCGTTCTTCCCTACGGTCATGCATCAAATAGTATCTTTGGTGATCGTCTGGGTAATGTTGCACCCCCTCCTTTGACAGATTATTCTGTAGGTATGGACTCGTTGCAGTTATCTGGACGAAGAGGGCAAGGTGATACTCGATGGACAGATGATGGTCGGCCACAAGGTAGTGCACAAGCTGCGGCCATTGCACAGGCATTGGAAGAACGGTTCCTATCTCAATTTCCAAGTGTTTCTCCAGTCAGCAATCCTACCGAAAGGGCATCCCAGAATTCAGGAGTACGGGATCAATCATCAGATGCTCCTCTAACTAATGATGGTCAAGTAATTATAGGAGGCGATAACACTAGCAGTCAGCAAAGTGAAGGCCAGCATCTAGAAAATGGAAATGAAGTTATAAACCAACCTAATCCATCAGAGCAAACCATTCCTTTTGGAGCGCAAGTCAGTGCTCAGTCTGTGGTGGAAGATGCTGGTGGATGTCCACAGGCACTTGAGCCAATGTTGATTCAACCTATTTCTCTAATCAGTGCACCCAGTGGCCATAATAGCGTGGAAATTGGGGAAGGTATTGGCACTGCACATGTGCAAGTAGGGCCCAGTTCCGAGTTTGTCAACTCATCTGACGAGTCTCAAGCTggtctgcaatttgaaacgtctGATAGTCTCCATGATATGTGCGTTCAGGTTGTGGGATTTGATGGATCTTCTAGAGTGAATGATCTGGCCAATAATCCTGTGTTAGTCCCTGCTCCAGTTCGTGCAACTGTTGAGGTTGATATGAATGGTATTGGTGCTGAAGGAAATCAAGCTGAACAAGGTATTCCTGCTCCTGAACTTGGTGGTGATGAGCCATCTTCTGCTCAAGATACAATGTTGTCTCTGGATGCCAATCAGGCTGAGCAAACtagtgaaaataatgatgtTCCTGGGGCAAATGCTATTGATCCCACCTTTTTGGAGGCACTTCCTGAAGACCTTCGGGCAGAAGTTCTAGCTTCCCAACAAGCTCAATCTGTTCAACCCCCAAGTTATGTGTCACCATCAGTTGATGATATTGATCCCGAGTTCCTGGCTGCTCTCCCTCCTGATATCCAAGCAGAAGTGTTGGCCCAACAAAGAGCGCAGAGGGCTGCACAACAGGCTGAAGGACAACCAGTTGACATGGATAATGCTTCAATTATCGCTACTTTTCCTGCTGATTTGCGTGAAGAG GTACTGTTGACGTCATCAGAAGCAGTTTTGTCAGCATTGCCTTCTCCGTTACTCGCTGAAGCACAAATGTTAAGGGACCGAGCAATGAGTCATTATCATGCTCGCAGCATTTTTGGAAGCAGCCACAGGCTAAACAGCCGGAGGAATGGTTTAGGCTTTGATAGGCAGACAGTTATGGACAGGGGGGTAGGGGTCACACTTGGACGAAGGGCAACTTCTGCTATTGCAGATAGATTGAAGGTGAAGGAAATTGAAGGCGAGCCTCTAGTGGATGCTGATGCCTTGAAATCTTTGATCCGGCTTTTAAGATTGGCTCAG CCCCTTGGTAAAGGCCTCCTACAGCGGCTCTTGTTGAATTTATGTGCACATAGTGGTACAAGGGCGATTCTAGTACGTCTTTTGCTGGATATGATTAAACCTGAAGCTGATGGTTTCGCCAGTGAATTGGCAACAATTAATTCCCAGAGGCTTTATGGTTGCCAATCAAATGTTGTTTATGGTCGATCACAGTTGTTAGATG GTGTCCCTCCACTTGTGTTGCGTCGAGTCCTTGAAATTCTTACTTATTTGGCTACAAACCATTCAGCTGTTGCAAGTATGTTGTTTTATTTGGATCCCACACTGGTTCCAGAGCATTTTAGTTCTACTCTTCCGGGAGCCAAATTAGACAAAGGCAAGGAAAAGGTTGTGGATGTTGGAACTTCATCAAAAGCTCCAGAACAGTCGGTTGATGAACATGATGTTCCATTGATACTGTTCATGAAGCTCCTGAATCGGCCACTTTTTTTACGCAGCACTGTGCAGCTTGAGCAG GTTATGGGTTTGCTTCAAGTAGTTGTACGTACAGCAGCATCGAAATTGGAGTGTCAATCACAATCTGAAAAGGGGAGAGTGGATTCACAAGAAGTGCCTGTTACTGAAGTGGAGGGTGATGTTCAGAAAGACCCCACTTCATTGGAACCCGAGTCTGGTGTGGAGGATAAGTGTGCCAACACTGAGTTATCAAATTCTGATAAAAAGAGGGACATCAGTACTTATCATATCTTCTTGCAATTGCCACAATCTGATTTGCGCAATCTTTGCCACCTTCTTGGTCATGAGGG GCTGTCGGATAAAGTTTACACGATAGCAGGTGAGGTGTTAAAGAAGTTGGCCTCAGTCACTGCATCCCGCAGGAGATTCTTTACTTCTGAGCTATCACAGTTGGCTCATAGTTTGAGCAATTCAGCTGTCAGTGAACTTGTTACATTGAGAAATACACACATGCTTGGTCTGAGTGCTGGTTCCATGGCTGGGGCTACAACCCTCCGCGTACTGCAAGCACTTAGCTCACTCATTTTGACTAGTGTTAGTGGATATAAGGGTCCAGAGAATGATGGGGGAGAGGAGGAGCAAATCACAATCTTGAAGTTAAATGTTGCCCTTGAGCCATTGTGGCAGGAATTGAGTGACTGCATTAGTATGGCTGAGAAACAGCTTAGTCAGACCTCTTCTGACACTACATTGTTGCCTATAAATGTGGGGGAGCACGTACAAGGGacatcttcttctcctcttcctccaggAACTCTGGGGCTGCTGCCTTTCATTGAGGCTTTCTTTGTTTTATGTGAAAAATTACAACCCTGCCATTGCACTGTGCAGCAGGATCAAGCAACTGTAACAGCCATAGAAGTCAATGAAGCTGCTCGAAGTTCAACTTCCCTGACCACAAAATGCAGTGGAGATCCTCAAAGGAAGCTTGATGGTGTTGTCACATTTTCAAGGTTTGCTGAAAAGCATCAACGGCTCTTGAATGCTTTTATTAGACAGAATCCTGGATTGCTGGAGAAATCTCTTTCTATGATCCTGAAGGCACCTAGACTGATTGATTTTGACAACAAGAAAGCTTATTTCCGCTCTAGAATAAGGCAACAGCATGAGCATCACCTTACTGGTCCACTGCGGATAAGTGTTCGGCGGGCATATGTTTTAGAGGACTCATATAATCAGTTACGGATGAGACCTAGTCAGGATTTGAAGGGACGATTGAATGTGCAGTTCCAAGGTGAAGAGGGTATTGATGCTGGGGGTCTGACTAGAGAATGGTATCAGTTACTGTCTAGGGTTATCTTTGATAAGGGGGCATTACTTTTCACTACCGTGGGTAACAATGCAACTTTCCAGCCAAATCCCAATTCTGTCTATCAGACTGAGCATCTTTCTTACTTCAGATTTGTTGGCCGTGTG GTTGCAAAGGCCCTGTTTGATGGACAACTTTTGGATGTCTATTTTACTCGGTCTTTCTACAAGCACATTCTTGATGTAAAGGTGACTTACCATGATATAGAGGCTGTTGATCCTGATTATTACAAGAATTTAAAGTGGATGTTGGAG AATGATGTGAGTAACATACCTGATCTGACGTTTAGCATGGATGCAGATGAAGAAAAGCACATTCTTTACGAGAAAACTGAG GTGACTGATTATGAGCTTAAACCTGGGGGAAGAAATATAAGGGTCACCGAGGAAACGAAGCATGAGTATGTGGACCTTGTTGCTGATCATATCTTGACAAATGCTATTCGTCCTCAGATCAACTCCTTCCTAGAAGGTTTTAATGAGTTGGTCCCACCAGAACTCATATCAATTTTTAATGATAAAGAGCTTGAGCTCTTAATCAGTGGACTTCCTGAAATTGATC TGGAAGATTTGAAGGCCAACACCGAGTATACTGGCTATACAGCAGCATCAAGTGTTGTCCAATGGTTTTGGGAGGTTGTGAACACTTTCAGCAAGGAGGACATGGCAAGATTGCTGCAGTTTGTCACTGGAACATCAAAG GTCCCATTGGAGGGTTTCAAGGAATTGCAGGGTATATCTGGACCACAGAGGTTTCAGATTCACAAGGCATATGGTGCTCCGCAGAGACTTCCTTCAGCTCACACATG ctttaATCAGCTGGACCTTTCTGAGTATACTTCTAAGGAACAGCTTCAGGAACGCTTGCTGCTTGCTATACATGAAGGCAGTGAAGGGTTTGGTTTTGGTTAA